Part of the bacterium genome, TGGCGGCCGGTGCCGACCAGCCCGCGATGACCCTGGAGCCCTTCCGGCCGGAAACGGCTCCGGTTACGGAGCGCCCGGCCGGTCCATCAGGTCCGCCAGACTCCGGCCCGAGATCGACTCCGGAGGATCGACCCCTACCCATGAGGCGAGAGTCGGTCCGATGTCGACCGTGCGCACCGGGTCGATTTGGACGACCGGTGCGACTCCCCGCCGCCAGAAGATCAGCGGCACATGGGTATCGTAGCGGTGGGGAGTGCCGTGGGAAGAGGCCTGAAATCGAGACGGTAGGAAGAACTCATCCCATTCGATGGCGAAGTCGGCGCTGCGCTCCGGGAAGTAGCTGTGCGCGAACTTCCGCTGCATGTCGCCAGGCCCTTCGCGGGAAACTTCCCCCGCGAGCCAGACCCGGGCCACGGAAGGACACTGCTCGAGCAGCACCTTGGTCCTTTGCAGAAGCTCATCCCGGGACACCCGCGCGTCGGCGGGCAGCGGCGCAAGAAAGGGCCCCGGCAAGAGCCACCGGGCCTCGCCAAATTCCTGGTCGAGCGTCGACTCGACTCCTTGAAAACACCCGACCTCATCGGCTCCCGCGCGCGCACCCGGCAGTCCCTGGGCCGCTCGCAGCTCGGGTACGGGAACCGAGCCGTGGTCGCTGGTCAAAACTACGACCACGTCGCCTAGACCCACGGCTTGCTCGAGAAACTCGAAGAATTCTTCCAGCCGGCGATCCAACCGGACCAGAACGTCGAAAAACTCACGACTGTCGGGTCCATACTCATGTCCCACCGTGTCCGAGGTCGAAAAACCGATCGCCAGCAGATCGGGATAGACGTCTTTCCCCAGCCCCTCCTCCGAGACGGCGCGGCGAGCCAAGCGGAGCAGGAAATCGTCCATCCAGGGCGACGACCGAGCGTCCCAGAAGAAGTTCTCGTCGGCCGCGAGCGACAGTCCTCCGATGACGTGCGGAAAATCCTCCTCGAGCGGGCCCAAGTCGTAGGAGACGACCTCCATCTCATCGAGGTGCTCGGGTTCGAACGCCAGCGCCTCCCAGACCTGGCCGAACTTGCTCTCGAGGAAACTCTCACTGTTGAACTCCTCCAGCCACGGCGCCTTGGATCTCGGATAGTAACTCGACGAGACGAAGGCGCCTTCCTCTCCGTACCAGTAGGCGCCATCGGCCCGATGCCCCCCCATCAGAACTGCCGACCGGTCCTTCCTGCTCATGGCAAAGACCCGGCTCTCCGGATAACGGTCCTTGAGCCAGTCACCGATCGCGCTGCATTCCAACCGCGTCGGCCCCTTTTCATCGTCTTCGCCACTTAGCTCATGGCGTTCGTCATCGACCGAATACACGCGCTCGCCGGTCGCGCGATCGATCCAGTAGTTGGAGATGATGCCGTGCTCGGACGGGTAACAGCCGGTCGCGATCGAGGCGTGTCCCGGCGCGGTGTGGGTAATGGCGTGCTCGTGGTGGGCTTCGGCGAACGACGCGCCTTCGTCGAGCAGCCGGCGGAGACCACCCTCGAATACGCTGTCGAACCTGGTCAGGTGCTCTCCTCCGAGCTGGTCGACAACGATGAGCACGACCAACTTGGGGGTCCCCGCAGGTGGCGCCGCTGACGGCTCGCGCGAGCAGCCCGAGGCCAGGCACGAGCCAAGGACGATACAAGTGACCCAGTTCAACCTCATTCCGGCTTCTCGGAGCCGGCGAGTATACAGTCGGTCCAGTCCCGAGCGTCGAGGCGCCGCCTCCGCTCCTCGAGATCGAGCTCGGCGAGGCATCGCGCGCCCGAGTAGAAAGGCGCCAGGTTTCCATCAACCGCCCCAAGCAGTGCCGTCAAGGCACCCAGCCATTCGCGGTAGAGACCCAAGCCGGCCAGATCCGCGTTGTTGAGCTCTCGGCCGATCCAACCCGAGAAGGGAGAGTCGTTCTCGCCAGCCAGTGTGAGGAGCTCGCC contains:
- a CDS encoding sulfatase-like hydrolase/transferase yields the protein MRLNWVTCIVLGSCLASGCSREPSAAPPAGTPKLVVLIVVDQLGGEHLTRFDSVFEGGLRRLLDEGASFAEAHHEHAITHTAPGHASIATGCYPSEHGIISNYWIDRATGERVYSVDDERHELSGEDDEKGPTRLECSAIGDWLKDRYPESRVFAMSRKDRSAVLMGGHRADGAYWYGEEGAFVSSSYYPRSKAPWLEEFNSESFLESKFGQVWEALAFEPEHLDEMEVVSYDLGPLEEDFPHVIGGLSLAADENFFWDARSSPWMDDFLLRLARRAVSEEGLGKDVYPDLLAIGFSTSDTVGHEYGPDSREFFDVLVRLDRRLEEFFEFLEQAVGLGDVVVVLTSDHGSVPVPELRAAQGLPGARAGADEVGCFQGVESTLDQEFGEARWLLPGPFLAPLPADARVSRDELLQRTKVLLEQCPSVARVWLAGEVSREGPGDMQRKFAHSYFPERSADFAIEWDEFFLPSRFQASSHGTPHRYDTHVPLIFWRRGVAPVVQIDPVRTVDIGPTLASWVGVDPPESISGRSLADLMDRPGAP